The window CCAGCTTCCCGGCGGCGTCCTTCTCGCCGACGCCGTACCGCTCCGGGTCGCGCACCGGGTAGCCGAACAGCACACAGCCGTCGATGTCGGCGGCGGCCTCCACGAGGCGGTGCGAGAAGTTCTGGCCGTAGAAGATGTTGTCGCCCAGCACGAGGGCGACCGAGTCGTCGCCGATGTGGTCGGCGCCGATGTGGAACGCCTGGGCCAGCCCCTCCGGACGCGGCTGCTCGGCGTAGGTCAGGGTCAGGCCCCATTCGCTGCCGTCCCCCAGCAGCCGCCGGAAGCCCGCGTTGTCCTCCGGGGTGGTGATGATCAGGATGTCCCGGATGCCGGCCAGCATCAGCACCGACAGCGGGTAGTAGATCATCGGCTTGTCGAACACCGGGAGCAGCTGTTTGGAGACGGCGCGGGTGACCGGGTGGAGCCGGGTTCCTGCGCCGCCGGCGAGCACGATGCCCTTCATCAGAGGTCCGTCCTGTCGGTGCGGGTGTACGGGTGGAGCCGTGGACACGGGCGGACGCGCGGGGGCGCGGGTGCCGGACGGCCACGCGGGCACCGCCGCCGCGGCCACCCGGGGGTGTCGGCCGGGGCGGTCCACGCCCCCGGCGGTCGACGCGAACCGGCCCTCGGACCTTACCGGACGTGGTCGTCGATACCGGGTCGGTGACCGTTCGAACACTGTGGTGCGTGCCGCTCACCGATGGCTGCGCGCCGGCCGGGACCACGCATCCCGACCGGCGTGTGATCCCCGGGTCGTCGCGACCGGTCCCCTAGCGTGGGCTCCCATCGGCGGGTGACCTGCACCCGGGAACGTCCGGCCCGCCGACGGATGGATGACATGGATGCACTCCGGCACGCCGATGAGATCCTGGCCGCACTCTGGCGTCAGCACCCCGAGTTCGCGGTTCCCGGACACGTCGGGTCACCGATGGACGACCGCGCGACGGTGAGCATCCCGCGTGCGGTGATCGAGGCGTGTGAGCCCGGCGGGGTGGCCGGCCCGCCGCTGGACGCCGAACTCGGCCGGGTGGCGCGCGGTGTGCTGCCGCCGCCGCGGGAGATGCGCGACACCGCCTGAGGGGTCCGGCGACCGGGGGTGTCCCGCGTGCGGCCGGGCCGTCCGGGCACGTGACGGCCGCGCCGCGCTCCGCGTCGCCGCCTGGGAGGTCATGGAACGCACGAAGCCGGTGTGACAGCCGGTGGGCGGGTCCGGGCTGCGGCGATCGTGCCGGACTCCGCCTTCGCCGGTGGGCGGGTCCGGGCCGGCGACCGGGTCGACGGGGCCCGGTCTCAACCGGTGGGCGTGTCCGGGACGGCCGCACCCTCGGCGACCGCGGCCGACCGCCGGGCCAGCAGCTGCCGGGCCCGCAGCCCCAGCTTCAGCACCCCGCGCAACGGCGCCTGCCAGCGGGCCGGGTACCGGCCGGCCAGGTAGCGGTAGGCGCTGGCGTGGTGGGCCGCGGTCATCGCGTCGGCGTGACCGCTCGTGGAATGACCACCGATGTGGGTCACCACCGCCGACGGGACGTAGACGTTCTGCCACCCCGCCCGGGACAGGCGCTCCCCCAGGTCGACGTCCTCGAAGTACATGAAGTAACGCTCGTCGAACCCGCCGACCGCGGTGAACGCCTCCCGGCGCACCAGCAGGCATGCGCCCGACAGCCAGCCCGCGGGCCGCTCGGTCGGCGCCTCGTGGTCGCGCCGGTAGGCCTTCGTCCACGGGTTCGTCGGCCACCACCAGCCGAACACCGCGTGCCCGGCACCGCGGACGACGCTGGGCAGCTCCCGTGCCGACGGATACAGCCGGCCGTCGACGGTCCGGATCTGCGGACCGAACGCGCCGGCGTGCGGCCACCGCCCCGCCGCCGTCAGCAACTCGTCGATCGCGCCGGGCGCGAAGACCAGGTCGGGGTTGCACACGACCACCCACGCGACCTCCGGCGGCAGCGTCGCCACCCCGGCGTTCGCGCCACCGCCGAACCCCAGGTTGCCGCCGGTGTGCACCACCGCGACCCCGGCCGCGCCGGCCACGGCGGCGACACTGCCGTCGGTGGAGCCGTTGTCGGCCAGCACGATCCGCGGATCCGCCGGCCAGCGCGCCGCCGCGGTCACCGACGCCAGGAACGGCGGCAGCGTCTCACCGGGCGAGAACGTCACCGCGACGACCGCCACGTCGGCGGCGGTGGGGAGGTGCTGCCGTGGTACGTCGGGGGTGGGACTCACCGCTGCACTCCGGCAGCGCGGTCGTAGGCGAGTTGGTGGGCCTCCGCGGCGGCCTTCCAGGTGAACCCGGTCGCGCGTGTGCGAGCCTGCCGCCCCAGCTCGCCGCGCCGGTCCGGATCCGCCATCAGCTGCTCCAGCGTCTCGGCGATGTCGCCCGCACCGACGCCGCTGTACGCCACCGCGTCGCCACCGACCTCGGGCAGCGACAGCCGCCGGGTGGTCAGCACCGCGGCCCCGCACGCCATCGCCTCCAGCACCGGCAGCCCGAACCCCTCCCCGAGGCTCGGGTACACCACCAGCGCCGCACCGCCCAGGAAGCCGGCGAGCTGCTCGACCGGCAGATGCCCCGTCTGCACCACCCGGACCCCGTCCGGGACCGCGGCCAGCGCCGGTTCCACCGCCTGGTCCCAGCCGGGACTGCCCGCCAGCACCAGCGGCGGAGCCGGCGCGTCGGCCGGCCGCCCCCTGGCGTAGCGGACGTAGGCGCGGATCAGCGCCGGGACGTTCTTGCGCGGCTCCAACGTGCCCAGGAAGCCGATCCACCCCAGTGCCGGGTCGAGTCCCAGCGCCGCCGCGACGGCGTCCTTCTCGGCCGCGGACGGGACGTGGAACCGGTCGGTGTCGACCCCGTGCGGGGCGACGATCAGCCGGTCGGAGTCGGCCATCGCGGTGCGCACGAGTTCCTGCGCGGTCGCCCGGCTGGGGACCACGCAGCACGCGGCCAGCTTCAGCGAGGTGCGGGTCCAGCCGCGGAAGAACCGGCCCTTCACCCCCGAGTGCAGCCGACGGTCGGTGAAGAAGGTGGCGTCGTGCAGCGTCACGACGACGGGCATCCCGGCGGTCATCGGCATCGTGTAGTGCGGGGAGTGGATGACGTCCACCGGCAGTCGGCGGGCCAGCCGCGGCAGCGTGGTCTGCTCCCAGGTCAGCCGGGCCGGCCGGCTGGTCAGTTCCCCGGCGACCGGGACGACACGGCTGCGTGGGGCGAGTGCGGCGAACACGTCGGCGTCACGGTGCTGACAGACCACCGACAGCGCGGCGCCGTTGGCGTCCAGCGCCGCCGCCAGGTTGTCGACGTACCGGCCGACCCCGCCGCGTTCGGCGGGAATGGCGGTGGCGTCGAGCAGAACCCGAGGCTCGGTCCGCATCGCACCACCCTTCCGCCGCGTGCCACGACCGCGGCACCACCCCGTCGGGGTCCGATCAGGATACGGCGGTCGGCCCGGACCGCCCGGTGGAACACACGCCCGGCGCCGGCCCGCCGTGACCGGGTTCACCGCCGCGGACAGGGGACAATGACCCGATGCCGCTGCAGATCGTCGTGCCGTTCTACGGTGACCCAGGGCTGCTGCGGCGCACCGTGGCCAGCGTCCGGGCGCAGACCGACCCGGAGTGGACGCTCACCGTCGTCGACGACGGCTACCCGGATCCGTCGGTCGCCGCGTTCTTCGCCGACCTGGACGACCCGCGGGTGCGCTATCTGCGCAACCCGGTGAACCTGGGCGCCAACGGCAACTACCGGCACTGCCTGGCGCTGGCCGACCAGGACTGGCTGGTGATGCTCGGCGCCGACGACGAGCTGCTGCCGCACTAC is drawn from Nakamurella deserti and contains these coding sequences:
- a CDS encoding glycosyltransferase family 4 protein, with amino-acid sequence MRTEPRVLLDATAIPAERGGVGRYVDNLAAALDANGAALSVVCQHRDADVFAALAPRSRVVPVAGELTSRPARLTWEQTTLPRLARRLPVDVIHSPHYTMPMTAGMPVVVTLHDATFFTDRRLHSGVKGRFFRGWTRTSLKLAACCVVPSRATAQELVRTAMADSDRLIVAPHGVDTDRFHVPSAAEKDAVAAALGLDPALGWIGFLGTLEPRKNVPALIRAYVRYARGRPADAPAPPLVLAGSPGWDQAVEPALAAVPDGVRVVQTGHLPVEQLAGFLGGAALVVYPSLGEGFGLPVLEAMACGAAVLTTRRLSLPEVGGDAVAYSGVGAGDIAETLEQLMADPDRRGELGRQARTRATGFTWKAAAEAHQLAYDRAAGVQR
- a CDS encoding glycosyltransferase gives rise to the protein MSPTPDVPRQHLPTAADVAVVAVTFSPGETLPPFLASVTAAARWPADPRIVLADNGSTDGSVAAVAGAAGVAVVHTGGNLGFGGGANAGVATLPPEVAWVVVCNPDLVFAPGAIDELLTAAGRWPHAGAFGPQIRTVDGRLYPSARELPSVVRGAGHAVFGWWWPTNPWTKAYRRDHEAPTERPAGWLSGACLLVRREAFTAVGGFDERYFMYFEDVDLGERLSRAGWQNVYVPSAVVTHIGGHSTSGHADAMTAAHHASAYRYLAGRYPARWQAPLRGVLKLGLRARQLLARRSAAVAEGAAVPDTPTG
- the rfbA gene encoding glucose-1-phosphate thymidylyltransferase RfbA; the encoded protein is MKGIVLAGGAGTRLHPVTRAVSKQLLPVFDKPMIYYPLSVLMLAGIRDILIITTPEDNAGFRRLLGDGSEWGLTLTYAEQPRPEGLAQAFHIGADHIGDDSVALVLGDNIFYGQNFSHRLVEAAADIDGCVLFGYPVRDPERYGVGEKDAAGKLVSIEEKPAKPKSNLAITGLYLYDNKVVEYARDLKPSPRGELEITDLNNIYLNAGTASLVDLGRGFAWLDTGTHDSLLEAGEFVKVLEHRQGIRISCLEEIALRKGFIDAQACYALGSSLGKSPYGQYVMQVALAAGATA